One Peptostreptococcus equinus genomic window carries:
- a CDS encoding thiamine phosphate synthase: MKTKLKIISNRNLCLDLEEKIEYVLYKYSKGEILTKFEIDSLILREKDLDLDEYKYLFTKIKEVCDKYNVEIYAHMHWGLALELGIKKIHLPMTSFINLCKSKKINEFYDIGVSIHSLEEAKFAEINGASYVTFSHVFETDCKKNIKPRGLEPLKNICQKISIPVYALGGIDEYNYYKTIKYGASGVCMMSNIMEIK, from the coding sequence ATGAAAACAAAATTAAAAATTATAAGTAATAGAAATTTGTGTCTAGATTTAGAGGAAAAAATAGAATATGTATTATATAAATACTCTAAGGGTGAAATACTCACAAAATTTGAAATAGATTCATTGATACTGAGGGAAAAAGATTTAGATCTTGATGAGTATAAATATTTATTTACAAAGATAAAAGAGGTATGTGATAAATATAATGTTGAAATTTATGCACATATGCATTGGGGATTAGCTTTAGAATTGGGGATAAAAAAGATTCATTTACCTATGACTTCTTTTATTAACCTGTGTAAAAGTAAAAAGATAAATGAATTTTATGATATAGGAGTATCTATTCATTCTTTAGAAGAAGCAAAATTTGCTGAAATAAATGGAGCTAGTTATGTGACTTTTTCTCATGTATTTGAAACTGATTGTAAAAAAAATATAAAACCTAGAGGTTTAGAACCCTTAAAAAATATTTGCCAAAAAATTAGTATACCAGTATATGCATTAGGTGGTATAGACGAATATAACTACTACAAAACGATTAAATATGGAGCCAGTGGAGTATGTATGATGTCAAATATTATGGAAATA